A section of the Hirschia baltica ATCC 49814 genome encodes:
- the rpmD gene encoding 50S ribosomal protein L30: MADKKTLRVRQTGSPIRRNETQRKTLVGLGLNKLGRERELEDTPSIRGMISKVGHLVEVIEG, encoded by the coding sequence ATGGCAGATAAGAAAACACTGCGTGTGCGTCAGACCGGCAGCCCGATCCGCCGCAACGAAACACAACGCAAGACACTCGTTGGCTTGGGTTTGAATAAGCTAGGTCGCGAACGTGAGTTGGAGGACACTCCTTCTATCCGCGGCATGATTTCCAAAGTCGGCCACTTGGTCGAAGTGATTGAAGGTTAG
- the rplF gene encoding 50S ribosomal protein L6, producing the protein MSRIGKKPVTAPSGVTVNITDTNISVKGPKGELALALTDDVSVKLEGADIIVSPKDENDNKSRALWGTIRARIFNMVEGVSKGFEKNLELVGVGYRAAVKGNDLELNLGFSHPVVHKAPEGITFKCAKPTEVKIEGIDKQSVGQVASEIRSYRPPEPYKGKGIRYEGEHVRRKEGKKK; encoded by the coding sequence ATGTCCCGGATTGGTAAAAAACCTGTAACGGCACCGAGTGGAGTAACAGTGAACATCACTGATACAAACATCTCGGTAAAAGGACCAAAGGGTGAGCTAGCTCTTGCTTTGACTGATGATGTTTCAGTTAAGCTTGAAGGTGCTGACATTATTGTGTCGCCGAAAGATGAAAACGATAACAAAAGCCGCGCGCTTTGGGGCACTATTCGTGCTCGTATTTTCAACATGGTTGAAGGCGTGTCTAAAGGTTTTGAGAAAAACCTAGAGTTGGTCGGTGTTGGTTATCGTGCTGCTGTTAAAGGCAACGACTTGGAATTGAACCTTGGGTTTTCACACCCAGTTGTTCACAAAGCTCCAGAAGGCATCACATTCAAATGTGCAAAGCCAACTGAGGTTAAGATCGAAGGGATTGATAAACAATCTGTCGGTCAAGTTGCTTCCGAGATCCGTAGCTATCGTCCACCTGAGCCTTACAAAGGTAAAGGTATCCGCTATGAAGGCGAACATGTTCGCCGTAAAGAAGGTAAGAAGAAGTAA
- the rpsM gene encoding 30S ribosomal protein S13 codes for MARIAGVNIPTNKRVTIALRYIHGIGPVKAQEICDKVGIAAERRVQDLSDAEVIQVREAIDADYVVEGDLRREVSMNIKRLMDLGCYRGLRHRRGLPVRGQRTHTNARTRKGPAKAIAGKKK; via the coding sequence GTGGCCCGTATTGCAGGTGTCAACATACCCACGAATAAGCGCGTTACGATCGCGCTGCGCTACATTCACGGCATAGGTCCGGTGAAGGCGCAGGAGATTTGTGACAAAGTGGGAATCGCGGCTGAACGTCGTGTACAGGATTTGTCTGACGCTGAAGTCATTCAAGTTCGTGAAGCTATCGATGCAGACTATGTGGTTGAAGGTGATCTTCGCCGTGAAGTCTCAATGAACATCAAGCGTTTGATGGACTTGGGTTGCTACCGTGGTTTGCGCCACCGTCGCGGTCTTCCAGTTCGTGGCCAACGCACTCACACCAATGCGCGTACGCGCAAAGGTCCAGCGAAAGCAATCGCTGGTAAGAAGAAATAG
- the rpsQ gene encoding 30S ribosomal protein S17 has protein sequence MPRRIMEGVVVSTATDKTAVVRVDRTYLHPLLKKTVRRSKKYHAHDESNVATVGQKVSIQECPPRSKLKRWELITAAEGSNS, from the coding sequence ATGCCCAGGCGGATTATGGAAGGCGTGGTTGTATCCACAGCAACGGATAAAACTGCAGTAGTACGTGTTGATCGTACTTACCTTCACCCCCTTTTGAAAAAGACCGTTCGTCGGTCAAAGAAATACCACGCTCACGATGAGAGTAATGTGGCGACTGTTGGACAGAAAGTATCTATCCAAGAATGTCCGCCTCGCTCTAAGTTGAAGCGTTGGGAATTAATTACGGCTGCGGAAGGATCTAATTCATGA
- the rplP gene encoding 50S ribosomal protein L16: MLQPKRTKFRKQFKGRIKGNAKGGATLTFGSYGLKALEPERVTSRQIEATRRAITRHMKRVGKVWIRIFPDVPVSAKPTEVRMGKGKGSPEFWAAKVKPGRIMFEIDGVTEEIAREALSLGAAKLPIKTKIVKRLGE; this comes from the coding sequence ATGTTGCAACCAAAACGGACTAAGTTCCGCAAACAGTTTAAGGGCCGCATCAAAGGAAACGCCAAAGGTGGCGCGACTTTGACATTCGGTTCATATGGTCTTAAAGCGCTCGAGCCAGAGCGTGTGACGTCTCGTCAGATTGAGGCCACTCGTCGTGCTATTACCCGTCACATGAAACGTGTGGGTAAAGTATGGATCAGAATCTTTCCAGATGTGCCTGTGTCAGCAAAACCGACAGAAGTACGTATGGGTAAAGGTAAGGGGTCGCCAGAATTTTGGGCGGCTAAAGTAAAACCAGGTCGTATCATGTTTGAGATCGATGGTGTAACTGAAGAGATTGCGCGTGAAGCTCTTTCTCTAGGTGCCGCTAAATTGCCGATCAAAACCAAGATCGTCAAACGGTTGGGCGAATAG
- the rplV gene encoding 50S ribosomal protein L22: MGKAKNPPKQAANESRAVLRMLRVSPQKLNLIAQSIRGMSVEKAQAELTFSRKRHSNEVLKLLNSAIANAENNHGLDIDSLVVAQAHVGKNLVMKRIRARARGRAARILKPFAQMTIVLRDASMDAESQEAA; the protein is encoded by the coding sequence ATGGGTAAGGCCAAAAATCCTCCAAAGCAGGCAGCTAACGAAAGTCGCGCAGTATTGCGTATGCTTCGCGTAAGCCCGCAAAAGCTGAACTTGATCGCGCAATCCATTCGTGGAATGTCAGTCGAAAAAGCTCAAGCTGAATTAACATTTTCACGCAAGCGTCACTCTAATGAAGTGTTGAAGCTGCTGAACTCTGCGATTGCAAACGCGGAAAACAATCACGGTTTGGACATTGACAGTCTTGTCGTTGCTCAGGCTCACGTGGGTAAAAACCTCGTCATGAAGCGTATCCGGGCACGTGCTCGTGGTCGCGCAGCACGCATCCTTAAGCCTTTCGCACAGATGACTATCGTCTTGCGTGATGCTTCTATGGACGCTGAAAGCCAGGAGGCGGCATAA
- the rplN gene encoding 50S ribosomal protein L14 yields MIQMQSNLDVADNSGAKRVQCIKVLGGAKRRYASVGDQIVVSIKEATPKGRVKKGDVRRAIVVRVKKDIQRRDGSVIRFDSNAAVIINTNGEPLGTRIFGPVPRELRAKNHMKIISLAPEVL; encoded by the coding sequence ATGATCCAGATGCAATCAAACTTGGATGTAGCGGATAACTCCGGTGCAAAACGCGTTCAGTGCATCAAGGTTCTTGGTGGTGCTAAACGTCGTTACGCTTCAGTTGGCGACCAGATTGTTGTTTCTATTAAAGAAGCGACACCTAAAGGTCGTGTAAAGAAGGGTGATGTGCGCCGTGCGATTGTGGTACGCGTCAAAAAAGACATCCAACGTCGTGATGGTTCAGTCATTCGTTTTGATTCTAACGCTGCAGTTATTATCAACACAAATGGTGAGCCGCTAGGTACTCGTATTTTTGGACCAGTTCCTCGTGAATTGCGCGCTAAAAACCACATGAAAATCATCTCACTTGCTCCGGAGGTGCTATAA
- the rplB gene encoding 50S ribosomal protein L2, with translation MALKTYNPRSPGLRQLVLVDRSALHKGRPVKKLTEGLTGSGGRNNLGRITARRIGGGAKKLYRIIDFKRRKFDVPATVERLEYDPNRSAFIALLNYEDGEQAYIIAPQRLAPGDTVIAGENVDIKPGNALPLKSIPVGTIIHNVEMKPLKGAQIARAAGTYVQLVGRQDGYAQVKLSSGELRLIPELCIATIGAVSNPDNMNQNLGKAGRKRHLGKRPSVRGVVMNPVDHPHGGGEGKSSGGRHPVTPWGKKTRGPKTRNNKTTDRLIVRRRNKK, from the coding sequence ATGGCTCTTAAGACATACAACCCAAGATCGCCAGGTCTGCGTCAACTTGTTTTGGTTGACCGTTCTGCGCTTCACAAAGGTCGCCCAGTCAAGAAATTGACTGAAGGTTTGACTGGAAGTGGTGGTCGTAACAATTTAGGTCGCATTACTGCGCGCCGCATCGGTGGTGGAGCTAAAAAGCTTTACCGTATAATCGATTTTAAGCGTCGTAAATTTGATGTGCCAGCAACTGTTGAGCGTTTGGAATATGACCCAAACCGTTCAGCTTTTATCGCTCTTCTAAACTATGAAGACGGTGAGCAGGCATACATTATTGCGCCACAACGTTTGGCTCCGGGTGATACTGTTATTGCTGGTGAAAATGTTGACATTAAGCCAGGTAATGCATTGCCGCTTAAAAGTATCCCTGTTGGTACAATCATCCACAATGTTGAGATGAAGCCACTTAAGGGTGCTCAGATTGCGCGTGCTGCTGGTACTTATGTTCAGCTTGTTGGTCGTCAGGATGGTTACGCTCAGGTGAAACTATCTTCTGGTGAGCTTCGTTTGATCCCAGAACTATGTATCGCAACAATTGGTGCTGTTTCTAACCCTGACAACATGAACCAAAACTTGGGTAAAGCTGGTCGTAAACGCCACCTTGGTAAACGCCCTTCAGTTCGTGGTGTTGTGATGAACCCAGTCGATCACCCACACGGTGGTGGTGAGGGTAAATCTTCCGGTGGTCGTCACCCAGTGACACCATGGGGTAAGAAAACTCGCGGTCCAAAGACTCGTAATAACAAAACGACTGATCGTTTGATCGTTCGTCGTCGCAACAAGAAATAG
- the rplE gene encoding 50S ribosomal protein L5, translating to MSDVATYEPRLQTLYREEIRAKMKNEFKYSNEMQVPKLDKVVINMGLGAAVSDSKKVKSAVAALQAISGQKPVETKARKSIAGFKLREDMTIGAKVTLRRAHMYEFLDRLTTIALPRVKDFRGLNGRSFDGRGNYAMGLKEHLVFPEINYDEVDQPWGMDIIVCTTAPTNEEAKALLKEFGFPFRN from the coding sequence ATGTCTGATGTCGCCACATACGAGCCGCGGCTTCAAACCCTTTACAGGGAAGAAATTCGCGCAAAAATGAAAAATGAGTTTAAGTACAGCAATGAAATGCAAGTACCTAAACTTGATAAAGTTGTAATCAACATGGGTTTGGGTGCTGCGGTATCTGACTCTAAAAAGGTTAAGTCTGCGGTAGCTGCTCTTCAAGCTATTTCAGGTCAGAAGCCTGTTGAAACAAAAGCTCGCAAGTCTATCGCTGGTTTTAAACTGCGTGAAGACATGACAATCGGTGCGAAGGTTACTTTGCGTCGGGCGCACATGTATGAATTTTTAGACCGTTTGACAACTATTGCGCTTCCTCGCGTGAAAGACTTCCGTGGACTTAACGGTAGATCTTTTGATGGCCGTGGAAACTACGCAATGGGTCTTAAAGAGCACCTCGTTTTCCCAGAGATCAACTATGATGAAGTTGATCAACCTTGGGGTATGGATATTATTGTGTGCACGACAGCGCCCACTAACGAAGAAGCGAAAGCACTCTTAAAAGAGTTCGGCTTTCCGTTTCGTAACTAG
- the rpsS gene encoding 30S ribosomal protein S19: MPRSVWKGPFVDGYLLKKAEVAAEATRPTPIKTWSRRSTVLPNFVGLTFQVHNGNKFIPVNVSEDMVGHKFGEFAPTRTYYGHGADKKAKRK; this comes from the coding sequence ATGCCACGCTCCGTTTGGAAAGGTCCTTTTGTCGACGGCTACTTGCTTAAAAAAGCAGAAGTCGCAGCAGAGGCTACACGTCCGACGCCGATCAAAACTTGGTCACGTCGTTCGACTGTATTACCAAACTTTGTGGGTCTGACGTTTCAGGTTCACAACGGTAACAAGTTTATACCTGTTAACGTGTCGGAAGACATGGTTGGTCACAAATTTGGTGAGTTCGCACCTACGCGGACATATTACGGCCATGGTGCCGATAAAAAAGCGAAGCGGAAGTAG
- the rpsK gene encoding 30S ribosomal protein S11, whose amino-acid sequence MAREQTRVKRSARKNISSGVAHVNSSFNNTMITITDAQGNAISWSSAGHMGFKGSRKSTPYAAQVAAEDAGRKAQEHGLKSLEVQVRGPGSGRESALRALQSIGLTITTIHDITAIPHNGCRPPKRRRV is encoded by the coding sequence ATGGCTCGCGAACAAACACGTGTTAAACGTAGTGCACGTAAGAACATCTCTTCAGGTGTTGCTCACGTCAACTCAAGCTTTAACAACACAATGATCACTATTACTGACGCACAAGGAAATGCTATTTCCTGGTCTTCAGCTGGTCACATGGGTTTTAAAGGCTCTCGTAAATCTACTCCTTATGCTGCACAGGTTGCTGCTGAGGATGCAGGTCGTAAAGCTCAAGAGCACGGCTTGAAGTCATTAGAAGTGCAAGTTCGTGGACCAGGTTCTGGTCGTGAATCAGCTCTTCGTGCGCTTCAGTCTATTGGTCTAACGATCACGACTATCCACGACATTACTGCCATTCCTCACAATGGTTGTCGTCCGCCAAAACGTCGTCGCGTATAA
- the rpmC gene encoding 50S ribosomal protein L29, with protein sequence MKIEDVRAKTPDELVSELTKLKKEQFNLRFQQATGQLENTARVRQVRKDIAKIKTILAEKSKAQTGAA encoded by the coding sequence ATGAAAATTGAAGACGTTCGCGCAAAGACGCCCGATGAACTTGTTTCTGAATTGACGAAACTCAAGAAAGAACAGTTCAATCTTCGCTTCCAGCAGGCAACAGGTCAGTTGGAGAACACCGCCCGCGTGCGGCAGGTGCGTAAGGACATCGCAAAGATCAAGACGATCCTAGCGGAAAAATCCAAAGCGCAAACCGGCGCTGCGTGA
- the rpsE gene encoding 30S ribosomal protein S5, which yields MARDNRERGGRKGRDRDEEQSEIVDKLVAINRVAKVVKGGKNFGFAALVVVGDQKGRVGFGHGKAREVPEAIRKATEEAKKTMVRVPLREGRTLHHDGSGRWGAGKVHLRAAPAGTGVIAGGPMRAVLEVLGVQDVVAKSIGSSNPYNMVRATVQALKGQASPRQVASKRGLKVQDIVGRRTDGAGVAEVAQ from the coding sequence ATGGCACGTGATAATCGTGAAAGAGGCGGTCGCAAAGGCCGCGACCGTGATGAAGAACAGTCGGAAATCGTTGATAAGTTAGTCGCGATTAACCGTGTTGCCAAAGTGGTGAAGGGTGGTAAAAACTTCGGTTTTGCTGCGCTCGTCGTTGTTGGTGACCAAAAAGGTCGTGTTGGTTTTGGTCACGGTAAGGCCCGTGAGGTTCCCGAAGCCATTCGCAAAGCGACTGAAGAAGCAAAAAAGACAATGGTTCGTGTGCCATTGCGTGAAGGGCGTACACTTCACCATGACGGTTCAGGCCGTTGGGGTGCTGGTAAAGTTCACCTTCGTGCAGCGCCTGCGGGTACTGGTGTTATCGCCGGTGGTCCAATGCGTGCGGTACTTGAAGTTCTTGGTGTTCAAGACGTTGTTGCAAAATCCATTGGGTCTTCAAACCCATACAACATGGTTCGCGCAACTGTTCAGGCCCTTAAAGGTCAAGCAAGTCCTCGCCAAGTTGCTTCAAAACGTGGTCTTAAAGTTCAAGACATCGTGGGCCGTCGTACAGATGGTGCCGGTGTAGCTGAGGTGGCCCAGTAG
- the rplO gene encoding 50S ribosomal protein L15 has protein sequence MKLNELSDNLGATSARMRVGRGVGSGKGKTAGRGVKGQKARSGVAIKGFEGGQMPIHMRMPKRGFNRPNAKTFAWINVGRIEKAITEGKLDAKKPVDEAALIASGVVRRAKDGIRLLAKGEISSKIEITVAGASKAAVEAVEKAGGTVTVTAPVKSAE, from the coding sequence ATGAAACTCAACGAACTTTCAGATAATCTAGGCGCGACGTCTGCGCGTATGCGTGTTGGCCGTGGTGTCGGGTCCGGTAAAGGTAAAACTGCTGGACGCGGTGTTAAAGGTCAAAAGGCGCGCTCAGGTGTAGCTATCAAAGGTTTTGAAGGTGGGCAAATGCCTATCCACATGCGTATGCCTAAGCGTGGGTTTAACAGACCAAACGCGAAGACATTTGCTTGGATAAATGTTGGTCGTATTGAAAAAGCGATCACAGAAGGCAAGCTTGATGCAAAAAAACCTGTGGATGAAGCAGCTTTAATCGCTTCTGGTGTTGTTCGCCGCGCAAAGGATGGCATTCGCCTCCTTGCAAAAGGTGAAATTAGCTCCAAAATAGAGATTACTGTTGCCGGCGCATCAAAAGCAGCTGTTGAAGCTGTCGAGAAAGCTGGTGGCACAGTCACTGTTACAGCGCCGGTTAAAAGTGCTGAATAG
- the rpsC gene encoding 30S ribosomal protein S3, with protein MGQKVNPIGLRLGVNRTADSRWYADSVDFGRLLHEDLRLRKYIQEWRPKDDNSGKRTGEVLARRAGISKIIIERPHKKCRITVHTSRPGMVIGKKGADIEKLRKDLSKFVTDEVFVNLVEVRKPEIDAKLVAEDVARQLERRVSFRRAMKRTIQSAMRLGAEGIRLNVAGRLGGAEIARTEWYREGRVPLHTLRADIDYGVAEAMTTYGIIGIKVWIFKGEIMEHDPMARDRKAEASGDARARQSRPDNNSRG; from the coding sequence ATGGGTCAGAAGGTAAATCCCATCGGGTTACGCCTAGGCGTCAACCGTACAGCTGACAGTCGTTGGTATGCGGACAGTGTCGACTTCGGTCGTTTGCTGCACGAAGACCTGCGTTTGCGTAAATACATTCAAGAGTGGCGTCCAAAGGACGACAATTCAGGAAAACGTACTGGTGAAGTTTTGGCTCGCCGTGCAGGTATTTCGAAAATTATTATTGAGCGTCCTCACAAGAAGTGCCGCATTACTGTTCACACATCTCGTCCAGGGATGGTTATCGGTAAAAAAGGTGCTGACATCGAGAAGCTTCGTAAAGATCTTTCCAAGTTTGTAACTGACGAGGTTTTCGTAAACCTTGTTGAGGTTCGCAAGCCTGAGATTGATGCGAAACTTGTTGCTGAAGACGTAGCACGCCAGCTAGAGCGTCGTGTATCTTTCCGTCGCGCAATGAAGCGGACTATTCAGTCTGCTATGCGTTTGGGCGCTGAAGGTATTCGTTTGAACGTAGCTGGTCGTTTGGGTGGAGCAGAAATCGCGCGTACTGAATGGTATCGCGAAGGACGTGTTCCACTTCACACTCTACGTGCTGACATCGACTATGGTGTTGCCGAAGCTATGACAACTTACGGTATCATTGGTATCAAGGTCTGGATCTTCAAAGGTGAGATCATGGAGCACGACCCAATGGCACGTGATCGCAAAGCTGAAGCCTCTGGTGATGCTCGTGCACGTCAATCTCGTCCTGACAATAATAGTCGGGGTTAA
- the rpsN gene encoding 30S ribosomal protein S14: protein MAKKSAVEKNKKRMRLVEKYAAKRAALKAQALDDNAPLEDRFNARLKLAKLPRNSAPNRVRNRCEVTGRPRGFYRKLKMSRIALRELGSAGMIPGLVKSSW from the coding sequence ATGGCTAAGAAAAGTGCAGTAGAGAAAAACAAAAAGCGTATGCGTCTAGTGGAAAAATATGCCGCTAAACGTGCTGCTTTGAAAGCGCAAGCTTTGGATGACAATGCGCCACTAGAGGATCGCTTCAATGCGCGCCTTAAACTGGCTAAATTGCCTCGCAACTCCGCACCAAACCGTGTGCGTAATCGTTGTGAAGTAACAGGTCGTCCGCGCGGTTTTTACCGCAAGCTTAAGATGTCTCGTATCGCATTACGCGAACTTGGCAGCGCGGGGATGATCCCCGGGCTCGTGAAATCGAGCTGGTAA
- the rplX gene encoding 50S ribosomal protein L24 gives MAAKIKKGDKVVVLSGKDKGKQGVVSRVLVDDQKVVVSGVNMVSRHTKPTQADQGGIKNFEAPMHVSNVAHIDPRDGKPTRVGFKTDDNGRKVRVAKRSGEAIDV, from the coding sequence ATGGCAGCTAAGATCAAGAAGGGTGACAAGGTCGTTGTGCTTTCTGGTAAAGACAAAGGTAAGCAGGGCGTTGTCTCTCGTGTACTCGTCGATGACCAGAAGGTTGTTGTGTCAGGTGTGAACATGGTTTCACGTCACACAAAACCTACTCAAGCCGACCAAGGTGGCATCAAGAATTTTGAAGCCCCTATGCATGTTTCTAACGTGGCTCACATAGACCCACGTGACGGTAAACCAACACGCGTCGGTTTCAAAACTGATGACAATGGCCGTAAGGTTCGTGTTGCAAAACGCTCAGGGGAGGCCATCGATGTCTGA
- the rplR gene encoding 50S ribosomal protein L18: MLSSREKQIRRAQRVRTRLRKIANGKPRLSVSRSSKNISVQLIDDAEGKTIVSASTLEAEFKKAGNTGASKDAAVVIGKLIAERATKAGVSECVFDRGGFIFHGRVKALADAAREGGLKF; encoded by the coding sequence ATGTTGTCATCGCGCGAAAAACAAATACGCCGGGCCCAACGCGTGCGTACTCGCCTTCGGAAGATTGCGAACGGAAAGCCACGTTTGTCGGTTAGCCGTTCGTCAAAGAACATTTCCGTACAGCTTATTGATGATGCTGAAGGCAAAACAATTGTCTCAGCATCTACTCTAGAAGCTGAATTTAAAAAGGCTGGTAACACTGGCGCATCTAAAGATGCAGCAGTTGTCATCGGTAAACTCATTGCTGAACGTGCGACTAAAGCTGGCGTTTCGGAGTGTGTTTTCGATCGTGGAGGTTTTATCTTCCACGGCCGTGTCAAAGCCCTAGCTGATGCTGCCCGTGAGGGCGGCTTGAAATTCTAG
- the secY gene encoding preprotein translocase subunit SecY: MASAAEQLAKNINFSTFGKAKELQQRILFTLGALIVYRLGTQIPIPGIDPVNLATAFGGQSGGILGMMNVFSGGAIERMAIFALNVMPYISASIIMQLATSAVPSLERLKKEGEAGRKQINQYTRYGTVLLAIAQAYGIAASLSAINPDTGGSVALDPGWYFMTSTIVTLVGGTVFLMWLGEQVTARGVGNGISLIIFAGIVAIMPKTIWNALVSTREGTMNVTVLAAIAIISVAMIVFIVFVERSQRRLLIQYPKRQQGNRMMGGENSFLPLKLNTAGVIPPIFATSLLILPTTAAGMMASGQGAAGGGAVSEGLRSVVALIGPGQPLFVVLYGLLVVFFCFFYTSIVFNPEETADNLRKHGGFIPGYRPGKRTADYLDYVLSRLTVIGAIYLSIVCLLPEILKMNFKSIPFYIGGTSILIVVSVTMDTVAQIQSHLIAHQYEGMIKRSRLGGRKK, translated from the coding sequence ATGGCTTCAGCCGCTGAACAACTCGCAAAGAATATCAATTTTTCGACCTTTGGTAAGGCGAAGGAATTACAGCAGCGTATATTGTTTACGCTTGGTGCATTGATTGTTTACCGACTTGGTACTCAGATCCCAATTCCAGGAATTGATCCCGTAAATCTTGCTACTGCCTTTGGTGGTCAGTCTGGTGGAATATTGGGGATGATGAATGTCTTCTCCGGTGGTGCTATCGAGAGAATGGCTATTTTTGCGTTGAATGTTATGCCGTATATTTCGGCGTCTATCATCATGCAGCTAGCGACTTCTGCCGTACCTTCTCTTGAGAGATTGAAGAAAGAGGGCGAAGCGGGCCGTAAACAGATCAACCAATACACACGTTATGGTACAGTATTGCTTGCTATTGCTCAGGCATATGGGATCGCGGCGTCTTTGAGTGCTATCAACCCAGATACGGGTGGATCAGTTGCGCTTGATCCGGGCTGGTATTTCATGACATCGACAATCGTGACGCTTGTGGGTGGGACAGTCTTTCTAATGTGGTTGGGTGAACAGGTAACAGCACGCGGAGTAGGGAATGGTATTTCTCTGATCATTTTTGCTGGTATTGTAGCGATTATGCCTAAAACAATTTGGAACGCGCTTGTTTCTACACGCGAAGGCACAATGAATGTGACTGTGCTTGCTGCGATTGCGATAATTAGTGTGGCGATGATCGTCTTTATTGTTTTCGTAGAGCGTTCGCAGCGTCGCTTGCTTATTCAGTATCCAAAGCGTCAGCAAGGTAACAGAATGATGGGGGGAGAAAATTCATTCCTTCCATTAAAGCTGAATACCGCTGGAGTTATTCCGCCTATTTTCGCAACCTCTTTGTTGATTCTCCCGACAACTGCGGCTGGCATGATGGCGAGTGGACAAGGGGCTGCTGGTGGTGGCGCTGTGTCTGAGGGGCTTCGTTCCGTTGTCGCACTCATCGGGCCTGGGCAACCATTATTCGTTGTTTTGTATGGATTGCTCGTTGTCTTCTTCTGTTTCTTCTACACGTCTATCGTGTTTAACCCAGAAGAGACTGCAGATAACTTGCGTAAACACGGTGGTTTTATTCCTGGATATAGACCGGGCAAAAGAACTGCTGACTACTTAGACTATGTGCTAAGTCGCCTTACCGTGATTGGTGCGATATATCTTTCTATAGTTTGTCTGTTGCCAGAAATTTTAAAGATGAATTTTAAGTCCATTCCATTTTATATTGGTGGGACATCTATTCTTATTGTAGTTTCTGTAACCATGGATACTGTAGCGCAGATTCAATCTCACCTAATTGCCCACCAATATGAGGGCATGATAAAAAGATCACGGCTCGGGGGCCGCAAGAAATGA
- the rpsH gene encoding 30S ribosomal protein S8: MNLNDPLGDMLTRIRNAQMRGRSTVVTPASKLRVRVLDVLQSEGYIRGYTEVEKDGKAEIEIELKYFDGAPVIQKIARVSKPGRRVYSASKDIPLERNGLGISILSTPKGVMSDNVARTENVGGEILCRVS; encoded by the coding sequence ATGAACCTGAATGATCCTCTAGGCGATATGCTAACTCGGATCCGTAACGCGCAAATGCGTGGCCGGTCTACAGTTGTAACGCCTGCTTCCAAACTTCGCGTCCGTGTATTGGATGTCCTTCAATCTGAAGGTTACATCCGTGGATACACTGAAGTCGAGAAGGACGGAAAAGCAGAGATTGAAATTGAGCTGAAATACTTTGACGGCGCACCTGTGATCCAAAAGATTGCCCGTGTTTCCAAACCTGGACGTCGTGTATATTCTGCTTCTAAGGATATTCCTTTGGAGCGTAATGGACTGGGTATTTCTATTTTATCAACGCCTAAGGGCGTGATGTCAGACAATGTTGCTCGTACCGAGAATGTCGGTGGCGAAATTCTTTGTCGGGTATCCTAG
- a CDS encoding adenylate kinase produces the protein MNLILFGPPAAGKGTQAKKLVAERGFVQLSTGDMLRAARSSGSELGLKVSSIMDSGGLVSDEIVIELIKEQLELNSGAAGFIFDGFPRTVPQAEALDKLLETLNSKVDHVIRLKVDDEALMQRIVKRFEEEGRTDDNPESFRKRLDAYNAQTAPLLPIYAEQGKLTEVDGMQQIDVVAREIDKVLGA, from the coding sequence ATGAACTTAATACTTTTTGGACCACCAGCGGCCGGTAAGGGCACACAAGCGAAGAAACTCGTGGCAGAACGTGGTTTTGTTCAACTTTCAACTGGGGACATGCTGCGTGCAGCACGTTCTTCCGGGTCGGAATTAGGGCTAAAAGTATCAAGTATAATGGATTCAGGCGGTCTTGTTTCTGACGAGATTGTTATAGAACTAATCAAAGAACAGCTGGAACTGAACTCAGGTGCAGCTGGATTTATTTTTGATGGGTTTCCAAGAACGGTTCCTCAAGCGGAAGCTTTGGACAAATTGTTGGAAACTCTTAATTCAAAAGTGGATCATGTGATTCGATTGAAAGTGGATGACGAAGCGTTGATGCAACGAATCGTTAAACGCTTTGAAGAAGAAGGGCGTACAGACGACAATCCGGAGAGTTTCCGGAAGCGTTTGGATGCTTATAATGCGCAGACTGCACCTTTGCTTCCGATTTATGCGGAGCAAGGCAAGTTAACTGAAGTGGATGGAATGCAGCAAATAGACGTTGTAGCCCGTGAAATCGACAAAGTTTTGGGTGCATAA